The following nucleotide sequence is from Cyanobacteriota bacterium.
CAGTGTACGGATCCAGCCCAATTTGTGACGATCAAGTTGTGGGAATCTGCCGCAGCCATAATCGCTCACCTTAGTGGGCCTACTATTCCACAAGCGATGGCTCAGATTCCTATTCTCTATACTAGGGCTACGGATAACTTGCAGTCAGGACTGAAGTCCTGACTACGAACTAATCGGTTATGTCTCTAGCTTTTGGAGTATTGGTATTAGAACCATAAGCTGAAGATATTTTAGTCCTGCACAGCCCAGTAGAGAACTGCATCTCTCTCGGCCAGCATAAGTTTTCAGCCTCAGACCTAAAAATCACACCATAATCTGAGATCAGAATCGCACCAACAATGGCATTGAACCGTAAAATGAGAATTGGAAATGAATCTTTAAGACTCACTAAACAACATCCAGTTTTTGGCAACGGATCTTAACCTATTGTTTTTCAGTTGTTCACCCAGTATTGAAAGGAGGTTCTAGGTATGGATATTGATTTTCGTATTGCCATCGTGTTACTGCCAGTTATCTTGGCAGCAGCTTGGGCTGGCTACAACATTTTTCAGGCCGCCTTGGGACAACTTCAGAGCTTTTTGAGCAAGAACTAGTGTCCTTGTGGGCAGTCTTAACGCTGCTGGCTGCCCTCTCAGTACCTATGTCTACAAGTTCCTGCTCAACGTACACTGTTGCAGTGCTTGCTCTCTGATGACGCTTACGTTTCAAATCATCATCGAGTG
It contains:
- a CDS encoding photosystem II protein Y gives rise to the protein MDIDFRIAIVLLPVILAAAWAGYNIFQAALGQLQSFLSKN